The segment gtgatgaaaaataaaaaaaaaatgtagaaaaagaaaaatgggagGGGGGAAAAGTGAAGAGGTGGAGAATTCTGAGAAACAGAGGCGTCCAGCTTGGCTTCAGATACAAAGGGAGCTTTTTAAGCTCCTAACACGTGGTTTTCTAGCAAATAGTGTGAGCATGGCCATGAGTTTTTCCAAACAAGGCATTCAGTCAGGCAAATTATGAAatcaaataaatacaaattgCCTCAAATGCAGTAGGCTTATGTAAGttaattataattaatttttaagtcaGACTAAGTAGAATTATTACTCCAAAAGAAGATGTCTGTCATAGACTCTACTAAATGGACACAGAGCTGTGTTAAGGGTGTTgttttcagctggaaaaagtagtttcaagaaaaaaaggaggagaaacgtcttttaaaaacagttttatGTCTGGTTTCCAGTCCCACTGTAAATAGGCTGAAGAGTGGAAGTGAAATGAGTTGTTTTAGATGGTTTTACAAGCACAGACATCAAGCACCAGAcctccctgtgtcccacccACTGTGAATCCACTCTGACCTGCACCAAGAACACTCTGTAGGATTGGTCACACAGGAAAGCAGATGGGAGGAGAAAGGAGggtaaaataaattacttttatttgtatttaataaaatttgGCCTGCAGGCTCGATGTGACTCAGTGCTGAACATCTGGGACTGATCATAGGATCACAAACCGAGAAGTAGTCATCTGGCTCCTAGAAATAAACACATTCAGTCCCTCTGCCCCAATGTTGCTTCCTTAATGATAGAATGCAACAGCCATTTTAAGTCCTTTTAATCTTTTCAGTCAcagtatttttcactttttagtAATTTTTGGTATTATTTTTTCACTTCAGATGATCGAAAATTGCATCTGACCTTGGACTGGCAGCATTTGGGATTGCCCACAGAACTGATTCACTACATTCCTCCAAATTTTTCTGGTGCAATGGTAGCCTTACAAGTGCATTTCTTGCTGATTCCATCCCTCATGAGCATCATGGGAGCAGCACAGTACATGATGCAggatgcagccctgctgagctaCATTGACCAGCGTTTTCTGTCTCTGGAGGTATGTGCCTGATGAATCCTTCTGCAGCAAAAGAGGTTTGAAAATGTGTGGATGCTCTGAGGCCAGGACAGTCTGTATGATATATCACATCAGGAGGGTAAATTTCCAGCTTTTTCCAATGAATGAGTAGGATCGTTGCTAAAACTTTAACTGTAATGATCCAAATTTACCACATCATTTTTTGCAGGATAAAATTTCATAATGttatgtttttattctgttataatctgtattttttttatgaCATCTGTGAATTTAGctaaaaatgcaaatgtttaTATAGAACTGTCACAGACCATCCTAAGGAGCTGTAGAAACATATTGCCACCAGCAGAAGTGCTGTCAAGTATTTAATAGCAAGGAGATAGAAATTTATCaggtgtttttcctttgtgcagATATCCCTACCTGGAAGGGTAGTTTAAGACACATTCATGCAAACCAGCAGTGTACCTGCACTTTAAATAGACCCTTAATATCTGAGAGACTCAAGTGCAGTCCTTTCAATTCCTTGAATTCATTTCAATCACTTATATAAATGCACCagttcttgttttgttttcctacaGTAAAAAGCTACCAGTACTGCAAAATGCCTCTTCAGTATTGGTGTGTTATGGTGAtatattgtttatttttagttATTGACATGTCCCTGGCTCCTGGCTTGCATTTTCAGACTTACAGAGAAGCTCTAACTTGCTTGATTTGAAGTCCCTTTTTGTACAGAGCCCTCATTAGTCTTATCTTCTCAACACAGAAGGATTAACCTGATATTCTCTTTCCACTGTGTAGATGGagatttacattttctttgccACTCTAGGAGTAACTTCCCCTGGCAATTTCTGTTCCTTTGGCACCCATTAAAAATGAGATAACCTGTGGCATTTGGTGCAAGGGGCACAAAAGGAACAGGACCGAGAGTGAGGCAGATACTGATGACAGCATTtgaaagcatttaaaataaaggTTTTGTAGAAAGCAATTAAGTAACTTCCTGGGAACTTATGGTCTTGTATAAATGGGAGAGAGAGGAGGTAGCACAGAAAGCATAGCTCACAAAGCAAACCAACCAAAGATCTGCTCAAATTCCTCATCTTCCCAAAGTGGCAGCTGGGCTGCTATTTTCAGGACACCTATGAAGCAGCTGCATTGGAACAGAAACTTATTACTTACCTTGGAAAACACTGATAATTTGAATTTAGTTGTAAAGAAAtaggtttttttgctttctatgtttggatttggtttttttttggttttttgttgttgtgttaggttgtttttgtttgtttgtttgtttgttttaatacaCCCGataatttgaagaaaaaaagaccaaaaaaaaaaaaaagaaacaacacaaAACTTCTTCAACTGTagcttttcagtattttttattttcacctATAAATGGGTGAAAAGTAGCCACACTAGATTTTGGCTTGGTCAGAAGAGGTGTATCCATGTGAAATGTTCATAGCTATAGAGTTCCTGCAGAAAACTCTTTGAGATTGCTTCACCAGCGGTCGTACAGGAGGAGTTCCAGAAAGTTTAGGGAAAGCAAGAGATCATGAGCCCTTTGTTATCTCTGGCTGCTTCCATCGGagcacttttctttctttaggcAGCAAAACAAAGTATCTGGCTGTCAGTAACCACGTCTGTGGCCACAGCTCTCttcacagggagcagcaggcacagcctctCCAAGGACTTTTCCTGAAGAAGGCAGTGAGAAGCtcagagagaagaagagaaaacaattctcatCTCTATCCACTGTTCctgttgtttggcacatgtggaatgtgttatggagattgtttacccaaagtgatttGTTAATTGGACACTGGTGATGGTTGTTTGGATTCCTTGGCCAATTGGGCCAAAGCCCTGGCTGTCTCTGCAGACAGTCACAGGGTTTTCTTTAGTATAGTGTAGTATTCTTTAGCATAGTATCTCTTTAGCATAAtattagtgtaatatagtatagcttaataaagcaattgttcagccttctgaatcatggagtcagagcACTTTATTCACTGTGTTGGGGTCGTCCTGAAACTATACATGTCAAATcaaaaaaatgtggatttttgtCCAGACTTTTGAAGACTGTGCCAGTCTGAGATGTTCTCCTCACGCAGACACCCAGCAAGAGACCCCTGGGCTGGAATAGGTGGGAGCAGGCCACTGGGAAGGAGGGAACAGCAGGGCTGTGAAAGTAATCATGAGTGAGGTCGTGATGTACACAGAATATCCACGTCTGTCCATGTGTTCTCTTCCCGTGTTCTGACTCAAGAAGAGGCTGGAGAAGTGCAGCCAAGATGTGCTGGAATACGTGGATGAGTTCCGGGAGTTCTCCAAGGCGGTGCTGTCCCGCCTAGCAGGGCTGAGCTCCGACAAAGCTGAGCTTAAGGGGGAAGTGGAGAATTTGCTAACGAGGGTCGAGCACGCCCAGAGGGACATCGACTATTTTGGATCTGTCATGGACTCCAATGCCTGCGTGGAAGTGCACGAGGACCTGctgaaacagcagctgctggaagaggcagaagaaaaaaagagacttAAACTCATGTTTAATGCAAGTAAGAACAGTTTATTTTTCACAACTTCCGTGAGGACAGTCCCACGTGTGCATGCTGATACAGGGATAACAGATTTTCACTAGCTGTGTGAATACCACAGATTATTGCAAAGGGGCTTGGGCTGTGTAAATACCAGACTTATAAAACCCATGTATATGCAAAAAGGGTatgggagagggagggaggaaaataCAGTTCAAACATTTACTTTGCAGAAATTCTACTGCATATCAAATTAATTCTTTGGAAGTTactttttattataaaataagGTAAAATCCTCTGAAGGTGTGTTCTTGCAAAATCCCAGAAGAACACATTTCAGAACACATGAGTACTGCAGCTGTACTAAAGAATTAATGGTGGTCTTTGCTTTTTGGACTAGGCAGGGTCAAAACCTCAACTCAAAAGTAAATTCATGAGTTAATAAACTACTTCATTTACTTCTACAGTTTTTACCTGCTTTACCGTCCTGCTTTGTCATCCTTCCTCTCCTTGTCCCCTCCTTTAATAAGAGTGCACACTGGTTTGGCTGTCAGCAAAGCTTAGTTCTGATTTGAAAATTAGGTGTTATGGTACCCAGTATGAAGAATATATGCACaatctatgatttttttttaaacaaatgacattttttaatTATCTTTACCTTAAAAAGTTGTGGTGTGGATGTAAATTATGTATTATAGACATATTTAAAGTCTGTTTTCTTTCATAGTAGTAAGAAATTAAGAGTAAATAATAAATGCAAattgaaattttttaaaagtgagtGAATGGATCTTAGCATATACAATTCCACTGACTTCAGCAGAATTAGGCTGATTTAATTTTACACGTAAATTTACAATTTCTTCCTTAGACTTTTCAAGCAAATCAGTATTAAGGCAGATGCTTACAGAAGCAATCACCTATTCTGCTTCTGAGCTCTCCTCATACTCCACAATTCAGTGCTCTGAATATCAATAGTTCTGTTTTCCATTTAGAGAACTTTTGAACATTGggcatttttttcagagagaaaaaaaaaaatcagggatttTTAAATTGACTGTGGTTGAGGCACTTTGAAAATTGTATCTTTCTGAAAGtttcagaggggaaaaaattacttcCCATTTTCCTTTGGTGAAAATTATTACTTTTAACTTTATTGTAGCAGCTCATGGtaactttattttcaatttgTTCCCTACTGTCAGTACTAGTCAGATGATTTTCCCATTGAATTTGATGTCAAAAGTATTCCCTGTGCAGATTTTACAGCACTTAGAAAAAGTAGGAAGATCCTCAACTCTAGAAAATAGCAGCTCTGCTTCTATGCTGTCATGTCTTAACCAGACTCTAAGTATTTTTGCTGAGTCTCTTCAAAAATCTATTTTTGCTGAGTCACCTCAAAAACCCTAGAAGAGAGGGTTTTTAAGTCCAGCTTTGTTACTGGGTTTGGGCCAAATTCGCACAGAAAACGacaatcaaacaaaaatctGGTAATTTCCCCTGCAGAGGAAGATGCTGCTATGGCTGCCTAGAGTTTTTGATTCAGcagctttaatttattttttaatctatcTAATCAATAAATGTTAGATTTGAGAGAGCTGTTGTGGCTTGCTCAGGGAAGGCACTTCCAGAGTGAGGactcccaggaaaaaaaaatccactctgTAGCAGCAATATCCAAAAGCTCTGATTAGAGGGTATCAGTGCACACAAATTACATAAAGATTGCTTTCTACATGCAACTGGAGTCTTGCCACTGACTTCAATAGGTTCGTATCAGGCCAAACAGGGgggctggttttgctttctccaTTTCATCTGCTGCCAGGACTTCCTGCCTTAGAGCTTTGTTTGTCCTGTTTACTGAAATGGCTGCGCTCCTCTGAAAGCAATTCTTTCAACTTCAAATGCTGCACCCTGTAATTTATGAGTGCCTTTGGTAAACAAGCTTGTTAATACGCTTTGCAAtcgtttttttcctggaaaggaTGCTGATAAAGATCTCAGAGTCTGAATGCCTGTGTCCTCCCAGACTTGGTGCTTCCTGGTCTGAAACATCCCTGCAGAGTGTGCACAAAATGTGAAGAAGCCAGAGCTGTGACTCGAGGCCAGTTTTAACCCTAGAGTGAGGTGAAGAGCTGGGTGGTTCCACCAGCcacgctcctggcacaggaattgGCAGCACAGACACCACACCAGCTCCTTCCAAGGCCACCTCAGTGCATGCACCCACCTGGCTGTGTGATCTGTTTTCTGTTCTTGTTCCTTTGTGTGCAGGTGTTGGGAAGGTGAATGGGAAGATAGCCCAGGTTTTTGGCTTTCAGTTATGCTGATGtctttttgtttctatttatactataaatgcattttaaaaaaggctATCTGAGAATAAGACCAGtcctgaaacaaaaataatatacATGTGGATAATGGATTTTCATTTGTATGCCTCCAGCAAGAAATAAATCTGATTACTGTGTTCATCTAAACCAGAAGTCAGTTCTCTGAAGTAAGAATTACAGCCCTGTAAAAGGACAGACAAGAATAATCACAAAGTGACTAATGGTGCATTGGTCTCCTCTCAGACACACAAATACCCAAATGTTTTGGATAACACTGGTGTAATAGAACAAAACCCAACACTCTACAGGTAGATGAAGATACTACAATTTTCTTAGCAggaatatataataataataatataataatataattatattattcaaatgtattatatattattatatattatatattaatgtATAATCATTATAGAATATATTATTATACACTATAcattatatattacatattttaatatgtTGTCTATGatacattatatattattatattggtattttatattcaaatacATTATagtattattaaaatataatatcACACAAAACTATTTTCAGCACTACTTACCATAGCCACACTGCTGACACCTTTACTGACATATTCACTCAGGCCTCAGAGATGAATTAAAAGGAAACTCAGTAATTCAAAGAAAGGAAACTAGAAAACTTACAGATATTCTAATTTTCTTTGGATATTTCCTTGCAGGTTGTGACCACATGCTTGCAGGTATTAGGTCCCTGAAGGTAGTTAAGAAGACTGGAGGGAAGCACGGCTCTTGGATGAAAGATCCTGGCAAAAAGCACGGGAAGATTTATTTGCTAAGTGGCTCTGTAAATAATGTGATTTTGGAATTTGCCAATATCATGTCTTTCATGGAAAACAACCAGACTCTGAAGGCTCGCAGAGTCCCCTTGCCACTGCCCTGGGAAGGAACTGGCCACGTCATCTATCAGGGCTTCCTCTTCTACCACAGACACGGCTCCTTGAACGAGATCGTGAAATTCGACATCCAGAGAAGAAATGTGGCTGACCAGatgctgctgccaggggctgggaggaTTCCTGCCTACCAGCTCTCTCCACAGACAAAAATAGACCTGGCTCTTGacgagcaggggctgtgggcccTCCACGCAGAACCAGAGACCGGGGGGAACATCGTCCTCACCAAAATCAACCCCGCGGCCATGGCCgtggagcacagctgggacacgCCCTGCAGCAGCCGGGATGCTGAGGCAGCTTTCATGGCCTGCAACACCCTCCACGTGGTCTACAACTCTCCTTCTGGGGGCTCCTCCCGCATCCAGTGTGTCTATGATGTTTTGGGTGCTCTGAATGCTCACACAAACCCAGGGCTGCACTTCCCAAAACGCCAGGGTGGCCACTCCACCATACACTACAATCCTAAAGAAAAGCAGCTCTTCGCTTGGGGTGATGGGTCCCAGATCATTTACAAACTTCACACAGAGCAGAAAGTTTAAAACCTTTAGCAGCTTTTCAAGCAGACCTAAAAGCCACCAGTCCCAGGTCAACACAGCCTTTTAATGTGTATTACAATTACATTATTCCCAGCTGTTACAACATTCATCCATTTTACATAACTTAAGACTTATGTACCCCGGTAATCTTAATGCCCAACAAAGAAGAGTTGAAGACTGAATTAATATAAATTACACGATGACTAAACACCACACATGCACAACCCGTCTCCCCCCGCCTCCAAATTAAAGTCtaaggttaattttttttttaaaaatagcccATTTCTGACACATTCTCTTTCTATTGAAACTATGTTTTCTGTTTCAATGCCATGGAAATCAAATCAGAAATCCTTCCTGTCCAAAACACAGTTTGACAACCTCTACTACTCTGAAGATCACTACAGAAAGCCTTCTAGTAAGCTATATAAAATCACATGCTTCCAGAGAAATTAGATATCAGTTTTTACAGGAGAGGTTTATTTTACCACTCCTATTCATTGAACTTCTAGAGTATTGCCATGAAAATTCCACATTTCTTATCCATACAGCTGAACAGATCACTGTGGATCCTGCCAGTACCTTAGCTGCAGCCAAATATTCACTTTTTTTCAGCTTCAAGTCACCACTTCTCACTACTTTTAGAGCAGATCACTGTTTGTGTGTCAGAAGGAATGTTCCTAGGTGAACTCTTCTGTATCACACACTACTGTTAAAGGTTTTACATGTCACTCTGGTGTTTTTCTCATTAGGTGTCTTTCAGCATGCACTTGTGAGGCATTTTCCCCAATGTTTCAAGTCACTTCCATTGATTATAGCAGAATCTTTCTCATCCTATCCTCCACCTCCAGGAAAAGGTGGCTCAGAtgagcacagcagtgcaggtgaGGGCATGGCACTGCTCAGTCTGGGGTTTGTCCAggtatttttgtttcaaaaataatgttaaaaatgttaaataatgttttaaaaagaaaggctTTTAATGTGAAATACAGGTATagactgtattttttaatttattttaatgacaGCTGCATGTCTAatagcaaacaaacaaacacaccaaaaaaatcccctctgaAAAACCACAAATAATGGTACTTGAAAAGCAATCCACAGCTGTTGCAACAGAAAACCCATTTTGTTCATTACTCTGAGAgagcttttgttctgtttaaaaATAGCTTCCAGAGAACAGCCAGACATCAGGGAATGATTTGAAAAGGGGTTCCAGAGTGCAATTAGGAGTATATAGactgctgggctgcaccagtGACACTGCCTTCAGCAGAAGGAGCTTTGTCAttctgagcagggctggtgaCTGGAGCACTGCTCCtgtgtcacagcacagccacagacACCCTCAGGCTGCAAGGGAGGTGGGCTGGCACTGCTTTCCTGGCTTAAAGTCAATATTTGGCCTTTTATCCCTCCTCTGTAAAATCACAAACATGGAAATGCAAAGTGGTATCAGCCACCTCTGTGAGAACTTTTACTGGAAAGGATGTGTAACTTTCTTTATTTAAGAAATAAAGTCTTTGAGTGTAAATAGGGATTGAATCTGCTTTTTAGAAATGGGTTTCTTTGGATGTGCTTTGGGCCACACTATTACTCAGCAGAGGAAGCCCATGTCATTATTCTATAGAAAGATTTCAATGTGCAATCCTCAAAAGTTCAGGCAGGGTTTTCTTTGAGCCTTGCTGACCTGGAAATCCAAATTTCATGATGAATTAAAGCCCAAGAGGGGGTGGAGCACCCAGACATCCCATCAACAACAaagtgaggcagagccagcctgcACAAGAGTTCCCAGCACTCTGTAAAAGAACTGCACATTGTCAAACCCTGCCTGGGCCCTGCTTCCCCAtggctctgtgccaggagcatgAGGACACCCCATGTCCTCTGCATGGAGCCCCAAGGACAGGGCAGGACAGCAGCTGGCATCCTGGGGGCCACTGTGCCAGCACCACAGGAGGAGTCTGTGGGAGGCACTGAGGAAAGTCCCTGGAGGTGGAGAAGGGGGAGCACTTTTCAGTCTGACGTTCACTCTTGCTCTGTTTTATAGTTTTAAGATTAACTctggagctgcttttgtttttctcactCCCCATGGATATTTTGGTGTCCCATTCCTGTGCTCATCCAGGAGTTTCACTGCCTACATTTCACCTTGGCTGTGACAAAGACAAAAATGAACTTATATCACTGCAGCATTGCTCACACTCTTCCTGGAGCACAACACAGACCAGGCCACTGGTCCTGCAGCAGGGAATAAGCTGGGAAACAGGCTGTGGGTTGGGGTAGCACAGGAATTTTGTgggctgcagtggcagcagcatcTCTGGGCTTACAGCACCAGTGACAGGTGAGGGAGTCACGTCTGCTCTGCTGATCAGTGAACATTCTTGTAAGAAAAAGGTGGCAGGCATTCTCCTCCAGCTTCCTAGTAATCTCTGAAATATATATGATTTCATTAATTTTCATAACTGATAGCACACAAGCAGATATTTTTCAGAAAGTCAGAAGAGACATTTGGTTAACTCCCGCATGACAAAGggcaaaaaaacaccaaagacTGTCTgttcagaaagagaaaggaaagaatgaCAAATATCTCTACTGAATAATCTGCTCCAAGACAGCAGCCTCCAAAAGACAAGGACAAAGGACTGTCAGGAGGCAGGAGACAGCCATGACAAGGCTGCATGAAAGAGGGCATTGACTTCCAGTTCAGGTAGATTATATGATTGTTACCATGGAAATGGAATTGGTACAAGGGGATGAACACAGAGGAGTCTTCATCagcaacaaaaaccacaaatgaGTTTATGACCTCCACCTTCACCATCTAGATAACATCCATTACTGTCCTTGTTATTCAAGTCCTTTTATGCTGCACTTTCTCCATGTGCTCATTTTGCCTGAACCACTGTGCTCATTCCGTGTGAACCACTGGCTTCTTGCTTTTTCATGTCCAGACCCTCCTCTAGAGGGGAATTCGATGCCCTCTGCTCTGACAGCAGGATCATCATCATCCAACAAAAGCAGCACTCCTCAGTGCTTTGGCTGTGCTGAAGGTCCCTCACCCCTTCAGTGACACTGCTGTCACCTCatccttttcctgcagcaggtcGTGACTGCCCTTCCCATGGTGAGAGCAGGATTCATTGCACACATGCTCCTCATTTCCCTGCCCTCCATTCCCTCTGCCATCTCTTCCCCAGAAAGGTGGCTCAGGTCAGAATAATCTGCAATGATTATGTCCTGTTTGCACTTGGAGTAGTCAGAATTATCATAGACAGAAAGgttttcagcttgctcagtTTATTGACACCCCTGTGATGATTTAAGCTTTCTGACAACCGTGtactttcttattttaattttgtggaTACCAAGGATCTGTGACTGCTAAAGGCAACTtaccagcagagcagagtgtgCTGCTAGGAGCATGCCAGTTTAACTGGGTTTAATTTTACAGTGCCCATCAGAGATAAGCTTGTTTGTCAGAAAATAATCCTCctgtctctttttcttcttcattcccACCTGCCTGGATCTGGAGGATGAGAGCCTCTTTTAGCATTCACTCAAGTAGGCACCATTTCAGAAAAACACACACTACATGTTTGTTACAGGTGGGTTTATCACTACAAAATGCAACTGCTGCCACCCTGCTCTGTCACAGTGCATgtttttccccctgtgctgtTTCCCACTCAGTTGCATGGAAGCTCAGCAAAGAAACAGAGCTTTATCATTCTGAGCAGGGTTCTGAGCAGAATCAAAACCATTAAAATGCAGCTCTCTTATTACTGAAGAAATAGCTCCTCCTGAAGGTAGAAATCAGGACCTGTGGCTTTTTGAGTTGTTTGAACTTTCCATGGGTTTGGATTGCATataagaaaataacattttattacACTTCCACCAGATTGAGCCCTGAGCCAGAAAAACAAATgtacagaatcccagaatgaataaagttggaaaagatctctgagATCATAGAGTCCAAACTTTGACCAGATACCacaatacctccagggatggtcactccaccacctccctgagcagctctTTCTTTCCAACCACCTTTCTGCTGGTGATATCTGGATATTGCTCAGTCTTCTTTCCTGATGTTCATACTGGCAGCATAAACCATGGGTGTCATTTGTCTCAGAATTTATTATTGTAAAATGTATCAAAAGCCCTTGTTGTTTTAAAtcccttttaaaatattttacattttaaaatattaatattaaaatattaatattatattaaaatattaatagttTGAACAAGTAAAATTTTTATGTGGAAAAGGTTAATAAAAGAACCTTCCCAACTGCTCCCTGTGCAAGTGTCATATTTATTGCAGATAAccactgcttttccttcttattTGAGGCTGACTTCTCCATGCGTCTGACCCCATCTAATGAATCAGTCCCTACTCCATGACTACATGGCTTTTCTTTTGGCTTTTTGAATTGTTTCTTAAGAGTAGGACaacaaggggggaaaaaatcagtgaagaatgttttgttttatgaACCTTTAGAAGTACATCAAAAAGTAAATACTTCTCAGGTGGCTAATTTTTGAGAGCTCCTAGCAGACTCTgatctggttttctatttcccAGTACTATCTTCACCCAGCTAATCTGAAAACTGATGCTGAAAGATATGGAATTTTTGGGAACAGCTGTAGAGAATGTGCTGGGACTATATCTGTGTGTAAAGAAAAATCCACCTATGTCAAACAACCCCCACAGTCTGGGTGGGCAATTCAGGCCTTGGGTAAAAACATGGGGGTTTTTTACCTGTAATACTCACATGGATTCAAAGCAAATCCACAGCCACACAAAGTGGTGCTGCCA is part of the Passer domesticus isolate bPasDom1 chromosome 6, bPasDom1.hap1, whole genome shotgun sequence genome and harbors:
- the OLFML1 gene encoding olfactomedin-like protein 1 isoform X1; protein product: MVALQVHFLLIPSLMSIMGAAQYMMQDAALLSYIDQRFLSLEKRLEKCSQDVLEYVDEFREFSKAVLSRLAGLSSDKAELKGEVENLLTRVEHAQRDIDYFGSVMDSNACVEVHEDLLKQQLLEEAEEKKRLKLMFNASCDHMLAGIRSLKVVKKTGGKHGSWMKDPGKKHGKIYLLSGSVNNVILEFANIMSFMENNQTLKARRVPLPLPWEGTGHVIYQGFLFYHRHGSLNEIVKFDIQRRNVADQMLLPGAGRIPAYQLSPQTKIDLALDEQGLWALHAEPETGGNIVLTKINPAAMAVEHSWDTPCSSRDAEAAFMACNTLHVVYNSPSGGSSRIQCVYDVLGALNAHTNPGLHFPKRQGGHSTIHYNPKEKQLFAWGDGSQIIYKLHTEQKV
- the OLFML1 gene encoding olfactomedin-like protein 1 isoform X2, whose translation is MVALQVHFLLIPSLMSIMGAAQYMMQDAALLSYIDQRFLSLERLEKCSQDVLEYVDEFREFSKAVLSRLAGLSSDKAELKGEVENLLTRVEHAQRDIDYFGSVMDSNACVEVHEDLLKQQLLEEAEEKKRLKLMFNASCDHMLAGIRSLKVVKKTGGKHGSWMKDPGKKHGKIYLLSGSVNNVILEFANIMSFMENNQTLKARRVPLPLPWEGTGHVIYQGFLFYHRHGSLNEIVKFDIQRRNVADQMLLPGAGRIPAYQLSPQTKIDLALDEQGLWALHAEPETGGNIVLTKINPAAMAVEHSWDTPCSSRDAEAAFMACNTLHVVYNSPSGGSSRIQCVYDVLGALNAHTNPGLHFPKRQGGHSTIHYNPKEKQLFAWGDGSQIIYKLHTEQKV